The Nitrosopumilus cobalaminigenes genome contains a region encoding:
- a CDS encoding 30S ribosomal protein S15 translates to MGRMHTHRHGKSHSIRPATLRAPSWITQSPAEIEELVIKYSKDGLTPSQIGIKLRDQHSIPLIKPITKKSMGQILEENDLKAEMPEDLENIVRKAVGLQKHLKANKGDNRNVRSLELIEAKVHRLSVYYKRIGRISKTWKYKSVVAQLE, encoded by the coding sequence ATGGGACGAATGCATACACATAGACACGGAAAATCACATTCCATTAGACCAGCTACACTTCGTGCACCATCATGGATTACTCAAAGTCCTGCAGAAATTGAAGAACTTGTAATAAAATATTCTAAAGACGGTTTAACTCCTAGTCAAATTGGAATTAAATTAAGAGATCAACATTCCATTCCTCTAATCAAACCAATTACCAAAAAAAGTATGGGTCAAATTTTAGAGGAAAATGATTTGAAAGCAGAAATGCCAGAAGATCTTGAAAACATTGTTAGAAAAGCAGTGGGTCTTCAAAAACACCTCAAAGCAAACAAGGGAGATAATAGAAATGTCAGATCTTTGGAATTAATTGAAGCCAAAGTTCACAGACTATCAGTCTACTACAAAAGAATTGGAAGAATTTCCAAAACATGGAAGTATAAATCCGTGGTTGCTCAACTAGAGTAA
- a CDS encoding DHHA1 domain-containing protein: protein MTKSLDESLSFFKDKITDCIKSKKSISVTTHMDCDGLTSGSIITKALIRAGANCTVRTSKEFSKNVLESFKTDSRDFHVVTDLGGGFANELDKTLGDNWIVLDHHQISDEEKENQNVINSWKYGIDGGTEICAGGMAYLASVALDERNSDLSALAIVSALGDRQDQGERKSFTGKNFEIANIAKEQGLVDIDLDLLLVGRETRPLADALAFTSQPFIEGLTWNREACFSILNSSGVNLKEEGRWRVPAELNEEEKRQVIEAITKFASGKNATEIMTELIGYTYTFPREDNRSFLRDGREYSTMLNSCGRINRSGVGMAVCMGDRNKILREAETILTDYRKMIREYMNILSNERWRISESETCVMVNGEDIVPETMTGTISSLIAGSPKNSGKIVILRTKAEENTIKFSSRKSFSCTSDINLSEIMRTGAERFDGIGGGHNAAAGAKITKDKLDEFLKYLEVNVVNVSSSGNSQ from the coding sequence ATGACAAAATCACTTGATGAATCACTTTCATTTTTCAAAGATAAAATTACAGATTGTATAAAATCAAAAAAATCAATTTCAGTTACAACTCATATGGATTGTGATGGATTAACATCAGGAAGTATTATCACCAAAGCACTAATCAGAGCAGGAGCAAATTGTACTGTTAGAACATCTAAAGAATTTAGTAAAAATGTTCTAGAATCATTCAAAACAGATTCTCGAGACTTTCATGTAGTTACCGATTTGGGAGGAGGCTTTGCAAATGAATTAGACAAAACACTTGGAGATAATTGGATAGTTTTAGATCATCATCAAATTTCAGACGAAGAGAAAGAAAATCAAAATGTCATAAACTCTTGGAAATATGGAATTGATGGAGGAACAGAAATCTGTGCTGGAGGTATGGCATATTTAGCCTCAGTAGCCCTTGATGAAAGAAACTCAGATTTATCAGCACTAGCTATTGTTTCAGCATTAGGGGATAGGCAAGACCAAGGAGAAAGAAAATCATTTACTGGTAAAAATTTTGAAATTGCCAACATTGCAAAAGAGCAGGGTTTGGTCGATATTGATTTAGATTTGTTATTGGTAGGTAGAGAAACAAGACCACTTGCAGATGCATTGGCATTTACCTCACAGCCATTTATCGAGGGATTAACATGGAATAGAGAAGCATGTTTTTCAATCCTAAATTCCTCAGGAGTAAATCTGAAAGAAGAAGGCAGATGGAGAGTTCCAGCCGAACTAAATGAAGAAGAAAAGAGACAAGTGATTGAAGCAATTACAAAATTTGCCTCTGGAAAAAATGCCACGGAAATAATGACAGAGTTAATCGGATATACCTACACATTCCCAAGAGAAGATAATCGAAGTTTCCTACGAGATGGAAGAGAATATTCAACCATGCTAAACTCATGTGGAAGAATTAATCGTTCAGGTGTTGGAATGGCAGTTTGTATGGGAGATCGAAATAAAATTCTAAGAGAAGCTGAAACTATTCTAACAGATTATAGAAAAATGATTAGAGAATATATGAATATTTTATCTAATGAAAGATGGAGAATTTCTGAAAGTGAGACATGTGTTATGGTAAATGGTGAAGATATAGTCCCAGAAACAATGACTGGGACAATTTCATCACTCATTGCAGGTTCTCCTAAAAATTCAGGAAAAATTGTAATCTTGAGAACAAAGGCTGAAGAAAATACCATAAAGTTCTCGTCACGAAAATCATTTAGTTGTACATCAGATATCAACCTCAGTGAAATAATGAGAACAGGTGCTGAGAGATTTGATGGTATAGGTGGAGGTCACAATGCAGCAGCTGGAGCAAAAATAACTAAAGACAAATTGGATGAATTCCTCAAATATTTAGAAGTAAATGTCGTTAACGTGTCAAGTTCAGGTAACTCTCAATAA
- a CDS encoding KEOPS complex subunit Pcc1 has protein sequence MSLTCQVQVTLNNISKEKAETVKKALEPDNVDFPEGLSLYVENIDNKLVFNFESKKNMKHLTSTVDEVMEHIQVALMVIE, from the coding sequence ATGTCGTTAACGTGTCAAGTTCAGGTAACTCTCAATAACATATCTAAAGAAAAAGCCGAAACGGTGAAAAAAGCCTTAGAGCCAGACAATGTGGATTTTCCAGAAGGATTGAGTCTTTATGTTGAAAATATTGATAACAAACTAGTTTTTAATTTCGAAAGTAAAAAGAATATGAAACATCTTACCAGTACAGTTGATGAAGTAATGGAACATATCCAGGTTGCACTAATGGTGATAGAATAA
- the serS gene encoding serine--tRNA ligase, with the protein MLDPKIIKEKSQVIRDMLKARAVDFNLDALIESDQKRREFILKTDELRKKKNEIGIQIAQKKKAGENTTQILNKMVQVSADLTKLESEQESIEKIYSKLSLTIPNLIHESVPIGDESANKEVKKWGNIPNFDFKINDHIDISENLDLVDLERAAKVAGARFYYLKNDLVRLNQSLIHYGLDFLAKKEYSLVQPPYMINRESMEGAVIADDFEEVIYKVEEEDLYMIGTSEHAMAAMRAKEIIEGKELPLRYAGVSPCFRKEAGAHGRDQKGIFRVHQFDKIEQFVFSRPEDSWKEHEKMLAVAEEFYQSLEIPHRVMLLSSVDMGKVSAKTYDIEAWMAGQNAYREIVSCSNCLEYQARRLKIRFRDKTNEDTQYLHTLNSTLIATTRVMVSIMENFQTKDGHIRIPSVLQSYMGNQKEI; encoded by the coding sequence ATGCTAGATCCAAAAATTATCAAGGAAAAATCCCAAGTCATTAGAGATATGCTCAAAGCTAGAGCAGTGGATTTTAATTTAGATGCATTAATTGAGTCAGATCAAAAAAGACGTGAATTCATTCTCAAAACAGATGAATTACGAAAAAAGAAAAATGAGATAGGTATTCAAATTGCTCAAAAGAAGAAAGCAGGAGAAAACACAACTCAGATTTTAAATAAGATGGTTCAAGTTTCTGCTGATCTTACAAAATTAGAATCTGAACAAGAATCAATTGAAAAAATCTATTCTAAATTATCATTAACAATTCCAAATCTAATTCATGAATCAGTTCCAATAGGAGATGAAAGTGCAAACAAAGAAGTGAAGAAATGGGGGAATATTCCAAATTTTGATTTTAAAATAAATGATCATATCGATATTTCAGAAAATTTAGATTTAGTTGACCTTGAAAGGGCAGCAAAAGTAGCTGGTGCCAGATTTTATTATTTAAAAAATGATCTTGTAAGATTAAATCAATCACTGATTCACTATGGATTAGATTTTCTAGCAAAAAAAGAATATTCTTTGGTTCAGCCTCCATACATGATTAATAGAGAATCAATGGAAGGAGCAGTAATTGCTGATGATTTTGAAGAAGTCATCTACAAAGTAGAAGAAGAAGATCTGTACATGATTGGAACATCTGAGCATGCCATGGCAGCAATGAGAGCAAAAGAAATCATCGAAGGTAAAGAATTACCCTTAAGATATGCTGGTGTTAGTCCATGTTTTAGAAAAGAAGCAGGTGCACATGGAAGAGATCAAAAGGGGATTTTTAGAGTTCATCAATTTGATAAAATCGAACAGTTTGTATTTTCAAGACCTGAAGATTCTTGGAAAGAACATGAGAAAATGCTAGCTGTTGCTGAAGAATTTTATCAAAGTTTGGAAATTCCTCACAGAGTCATGCTATTATCATCTGTAGATATGGGAAAAGTCTCAGCAAAAACATATGATATTGAAGCTTGGATGGCAGGACAAAATGCCTATAGAGAAATAGTTTCATGTTCAAACTGTTTAGAATATCAAGCAAGACGATTGAAGATTAGATTTAGAGATAAAACAAATGAAGATACACAATATTTGCATACTCTAAACAGTACTTTGATAGCCACAACCAGAGTTATGGTATCAATTATGGAGAATTTCCAAACCAAAGATGGACACATTAGAATTCCTAGTGTTTTACAGAGTTACATGGGAAATCAGAAAGAGATCTAG
- a CDS encoding 30S ribosomal protein S3ae has product MARRKGRVKDKWREKRWVTVYAPDSFNNVPIAYVPITDDENAVGRVLEVTLYDILKGDPSQHQYKIYFQINKVEGDKATTIFKRYEYSKEFLRSLVRRGSSKINFIIDIKTKDGYIFRIKLLALTHRQLNTSRQHALRLIARDVINKTIPEMTIDQFVQATCYSKINSDIMAAFKKVIRVRHVGLEKVKLIRTADKETKLLEA; this is encoded by the coding sequence TTGGCACGTAGAAAAGGTCGAGTAAAGGACAAGTGGCGAGAAAAACGCTGGGTTACAGTATATGCACCAGATTCGTTCAACAATGTCCCGATCGCATATGTTCCAATAACAGATGATGAAAATGCAGTTGGAAGAGTTTTAGAAGTTACATTATATGATATTCTAAAAGGTGATCCTTCACAACATCAATACAAAATCTATTTCCAAATCAACAAAGTTGAAGGTGACAAAGCAACAACAATTTTCAAGAGATATGAGTATTCAAAAGAATTTTTGCGTAGTTTAGTTAGAAGAGGTTCTTCAAAAATTAATTTCATTATCGATATTAAAACAAAAGATGGCTATATCTTTAGAATCAAATTACTTGCATTAACACATAGACAACTTAACACATCTAGACAACATGCACTCAGACTTATCGCAAGAGATGTAATTAACAAAACAATTCCTGAAATGACAATTGATCAATTTGTTCAAGCAACATGTTATAGTAAAATTAATTCAGACATTATGGCAGCATTCAAGAAAGTAATTAGAGTAAGACATGTAGGTCTTGAGAAAGTCAAACTCATTAGAACTGCAGATAAAGAAACAAAATTACTTGAAGCATAA
- a CDS encoding RNA-binding domain-containing protein: protein MVHKIEISIHVIVHATEDITKIFQSFEDVLNVKEEDFVIEETEGHYENPITLLNANIVKKQAQNLIDKLLELLPDDQVEDLIEEIEDRIEDSRFHLRLDKQELVKGNLVVKEKGTIKLKIHTPIYNKKDTVKIFSEILKIVN, encoded by the coding sequence ATGGTTCATAAGATTGAAATTTCAATTCATGTGATAGTTCATGCAACTGAAGATATTACAAAAATTTTCCAATCTTTTGAAGATGTTTTGAATGTAAAAGAAGAAGATTTTGTAATTGAGGAGACAGAAGGACATTACGAAAATCCAATAACATTACTAAATGCAAATATTGTAAAAAAACAGGCTCAAAATCTTATAGATAAACTGCTTGAACTTCTCCCAGATGATCAAGTGGAAGATTTGATTGAAGAAATTGAAGACAGGATAGAAGATTCTAGATTCCATTTAAGATTAGACAAACAAGAACTTGTGAAAGGTAATCTAGTCGTAAAAGAAAAAGGCACAATAAAATTAAAAATTCACACACCCATTTACAACAAAAAAGACACTGTCAAAATATTTTCTGAAATTTTGAAGATTGTCAACTAG
- a CDS encoding NAD(P)/FAD-dependent oxidoreductase, giving the protein MSDYDVIIAGGGLAGTITAQAIAHYGNQNLKILVVDRNTEFLPGRKSLAGWVCGDACSKEAVDFMSERIKVEWTRPEIEHDVKGVMAFSPDKETSIPFDGDGFMLNRQKLPEIQNERCKKMGIEFEYEINLTGLIYEGQQAVGIQGVDNKTKQPYKKTAKIVIDATGVTSMLRNGLKNSTKVEKRIDRRDLESTGRYIMHFEKGENDLTEFDPDYCIIHLDQDIAPGGYGWVFPKGDTKVNIGLGVEKSLLDRRNKRLGKKDNVESLMKEYLHRNTAIKNPKLSEEPQDINNNSGVFQVSVRRQNDCMVSGGYMMVGDSAWMPKPIDAGGIGPALIAGTILGNNVAQALEANDVSEAGLWQYNLDYIKEYGYKTAGLELFRRLIQQMSNEQISYGMKHFLGKLDAESISKGEHPDFSGLGKVGMIIRGAMNKTVADGLRYTSKENQWLVEHYNNYPKDPSGFDDWNKTLHQRLEEAFTKIESFDSKN; this is encoded by the coding sequence GTGTCAGATTATGATGTTATCATAGCAGGAGGAGGTCTTGCTGGGACAATTACTGCACAAGCTATTGCTCATTATGGAAATCAAAATCTGAAAATTTTAGTTGTTGATAGAAATACAGAATTTCTACCAGGTAGAAAATCATTAGCTGGTTGGGTATGTGGAGATGCATGTTCAAAAGAAGCAGTTGATTTTATGTCAGAGAGAATCAAAGTTGAATGGACTAGACCTGAAATTGAACATGATGTAAAAGGAGTAATGGCATTTTCACCTGACAAAGAAACTTCAATTCCTTTTGATGGTGATGGATTTATGTTAAATCGTCAAAAATTACCAGAAATTCAAAATGAAAGATGTAAAAAAATGGGTATCGAATTTGAATATGAAATTAATCTTACAGGCTTAATCTACGAAGGACAACAAGCAGTTGGAATTCAAGGAGTAGATAATAAAACAAAACAGCCATACAAAAAAACAGCAAAAATTGTAATTGATGCTACAGGGGTTACATCCATGCTTAGAAATGGACTCAAAAATTCTACAAAAGTAGAAAAAAGAATCGATAGACGCGATTTAGAATCTACTGGAAGATACATCATGCATTTTGAAAAAGGTGAAAATGATCTTACTGAATTTGATCCAGATTATTGTATTATTCATTTAGATCAAGACATTGCACCAGGTGGATACGGATGGGTATTTCCAAAAGGAGACACTAAAGTTAACATTGGTCTAGGTGTTGAGAAATCTCTTTTAGATAGAAGGAACAAACGACTAGGTAAAAAAGACAATGTTGAATCACTAATGAAAGAATATCTTCACAGAAATACTGCAATTAAAAATCCAAAATTATCAGAGGAACCACAAGACATTAACAATAATTCAGGAGTATTCCAAGTTTCAGTTAGAAGACAAAATGATTGCATGGTATCTGGAGGATATATGATGGTTGGAGATTCAGCATGGATGCCAAAACCAATTGATGCTGGTGGTATAGGTCCTGCTTTGATTGCAGGTACAATTCTAGGAAACAATGTAGCTCAAGCATTAGAAGCAAATGATGTTTCTGAAGCAGGATTATGGCAATACAATTTAGATTACATCAAAGAGTATGGATACAAAACTGCAGGTCTTGAACTCTTTAGACGATTAATACAACAAATGTCCAATGAACAAATTAGTTATGGTATGAAACACTTTTTGGGTAAACTTGATGCTGAATCAATCAGTAAAGGTGAACATCCAGACTTTTCAGGATTAGGAAAAGTTGGCATGATAATCAGAGGTGCAATGAATAAAACAGTTGCAGATGGACTCAGATACACTTCTAAAGAAAATCAATGGTTAGTTGAACATTATAATAATTATCCAAAAGATCCATCAGGATTTGATGATTGGAATAAAACATTACATCAAAGACTAGAGGAAGCATTTACAAAAATAGAATCATTTGATTCTAAGAACTAA